The Dreissena polymorpha isolate Duluth1 chromosome 4, UMN_Dpol_1.0, whole genome shotgun sequence region GGATTTTCCAAACAAGTTTAAGTTAACAACGTTCAGTTTTTAAATAGGTAACGTCGCGAAATCAAATTACAAATTCTAAACGAGCACTTTCAAACGATTAAATGTCACGCAACGCGGTTCTCTTAAACTGCAACGTAGTCTCTGGTCAACAACAGCTGTTTTATAGTATGTAAGCTTTGGTCAGTATAAAATACTGTCGAGAATAAAATTCTCTGGACTCTCTGAAAACCCTTGTTAAACAAGTTCAAATCAGAAAGGGAGATCACCACCACTTACTATAGCCTATCCTCTCCCCTGATTCAAGATCAGTGTTCTGATTGGCCAAAATGATTTGGGCGACCGTGGACCAACAGGCCTCTGtgcttaaaatcaaaaacatatacCGATATGTTGTCATATCTAAATTTATACGTTATCACTTTGATGAGTACCTTCAAAGATgcattattatgataatatataatttggtttttgtgttcaaaataaaaaatgtcaataaaGTATGTGACATGCAATAACAGTTCTTTGATAAAGTAGCTCTTTCATATAAAGATGCGCCAAAATTCAGCTTCGTTCGCTATAGGGAACAATGTCTCATTAACAAATAATACGTCTTGTATGCATTGAAATGCGATCTTCAACAGAGATGCGCACGCTTTGTTTGGAATTTCGATCAATAgtatatgatttttatttttgcttCGCATTGGGGGGAGGGTGTACAAACTTGACAGAGCGCGAAAATACTTCAAATTCTAGCTGGATAGAACAAGTATACGTTTTAATACGCACTACTTAAGATTGTGATAATATATACCAGTGTAATGCACTTAAATAAACGGTGTCATTTCCATATACTGTATATAGAAACAACTATGAAAGCCATCGATGTCTTGCATATGTCATATTGTCGCTTTAAAATGTAAGGTTAAAGCAGTTCAACGTCAGCACTTCTTAAAATTTTTAGCGCATTGCATCGTTCAAAGTTCTTATAACAGCCATCGGGAATGTTATTGGGAACAAAATAAACGATTTAAAGACAGTTActctatattttttaatgatcTCAACGAATTATTGATGAAAATCATAGCCAAATTGTAATGATTTAATCaacataaaatgttaatataaaatgaTGTAAGATAAAAATGTAATTCGATGTTTTGCCATAACAAATAGCTTCAATAAAATAAGTAACTAGAAGTTGGTTTGATTGACACTCAATGGCAAACGGACATGTATTTACGCCATGCACTTGTCAGTTGAAAACTTCAAAATAACTTCACCTTCTCAAACAATGCAAGCAAATAAACAAGAAGGAATCACAGTGATGCATGTTTTCAAATACCCTGAAATtatgcgagatggattttaacgcgtaattgtaactgggccaccatttgtgtcgtttgaacacaCAGAAAGTaatccggaattccttacactgaacagtgctacactGTGATGCAGCAAaattcagaggttttatctcgaatcagcctatgaaatattcgaatttATTCATgtgtgtctgctggcgttatgtaaaagtcattaaagGTGACAGCTGGGaaaaacagctacgccaaaaaagcgcattagtgctctatacccatgtttaggtcagagttgttgacaccgtgtgaactgctagggtaacaagttttgcataaacaacaaagtacgggtcaacagggctgtctttttgactacctaattcgtgagtaaaaagttcTGCTCGcacatttatttttagctcatctattttttgggaaaaaatatatgagctattgtcatcacctgagcgtcggcgtcggcgtccggtaaagttttgtgtttaggttacgttttgtgtttaggtccacttttcttataaagtatcaaagcttttgcattcaaacttggtacactacttactttcatgaggggactgggcaggcaaagttagataactctggctggtattttgacagaattatgtgccctttttatacttagaaaattgaaaatttggttaagttttgtgtttaggtccactttattcttaaagtattaaagctattgctttcatacttgcaacacttactaactatcacaggggactgtgcaggcaaagttatgtaactctgactggtattttgacagaattatgcgccctttttatacttagaaaattgaacatttggttatgttttgtgtttaggtccacttttttcataaagtgtcaaagctattgctttcatacttgcaacacttactaattatcataaggggactatgcaggcaaagttatgtaactcttactggcattttgacagaattatggccccttttatactaagaaaattgaaaatttggttaagttttgtgtttaggtccactttattgtcaaagtatcaaagctattgctttcatacttgcaacacttactaactatcacaggggactgtgcaggcaaagttatgtaactctgactggcattttgacagaattatggccccttttaaacttagaaaattgaacaatttgtaaagttttgtgtttaggtccactttgttcctaaagtatcaaagcgattgctttcatacttgcaacacttactaactatcataaggggactgtgcaggcaaaaatATATAACTCTTACTGGCAGCtagacagaattatggccccttttatactgataatttggttaggttttgtgttttggtccactttgtTCCAATAGTGTCATAGCAATTTCTTTCAGatttggaacactcgctaactatcataaggggactgtacaggacaagttgcataactatgGTTGGCATTGTGacggaattatggctcttttttgactttgaatattgtgttaaattctgtgtttatatccactttacttccaaagtatcaaggctattgctgtTAAACTTTAAattctttcttactatcatgagggtgaTGTTCCTGGTAAGTTGATTTTGATCTAGACCTTTAAATGACAttgactcttaaggtcaaattattaaattttgctaaaattgtcataatttctttatttatgatcagattttattcatACTTTAACAACATAACAACACTTACATGACATACCACTTACAATACATACTTTGTTCCATCCGGGTCGTTCCAAAACCTCGAAGGCATGGACGGGAAGGGATTGAAGCACACCAGCTCACCGTCATCATCCAGTACACACTTGCCTTAAACTATATAGGATAGTTATCTTAACTAACTCAATAATCACACGCTTGCCTCTAACCATATATGATAGTTATCTTAACTAACTCAACAAACACATGCTTGCCTGAAACCATATAGGATAGTTATCTTAACTAACTCCATATTTATACGTCTGCCTAAAACCATATAGGATAGTTATCTTAACTAACTCAACAATCATACGCTTGCCTTAAATCATATAAAATAGTTATCTAACTAACTCAACAAACACATGCTTGCCTAAAACCATAAAATATAAACTCAAACAATCACACTCTTGTCTCAAACCATATAGGCTAGTTATCTTAACTAACTCCATTTTCGCACGTTTGCATAAAACCATATAGGATAGTTATCTTAACTAACTCAACAATCACACGCTTGCCTTAAACCATAAAGGATATTAATCTTAAAAATCACACGCTTGCCACAAACCATATAGGATACTTATCTTAATTAActtaacaaacacacacacacgcttgcCTAAAACCATATAGGAAAGTTTTCTTAACTAACTCACCAATCACACGCTTGCCTAAAACCATATAGGATCGTTATCTTAACTAACTCAACAATCGCATGCTTGTCTCAAACCATTTACGATAGTTATCTTAAATCACTCAATAATTAAACGCTTGCCTCAAACCATATAGGATAGTTAACTTAACTAAATTAGCAATCACACGCTTGCCAAAAACCATATAGGATAGTTATCTGAACTAACTCAACAATCACACGCATGTGTCAAACCATATAGGCTAGTTATCTTAAATAACTCCATATTCACACGTTTGCCTCAAATTATATAAGATAGTTATCTTAACTAACTCATCAATCACACGCTTGCCTCAAACCATATATGATTCTTATCTTAACTAATTCAACAAACACACGCTTGCCTAAAACCATATAAGATAGTTATCTGAACTAACTCAACAATCACACGCTTGTCTCAAACCATAAATGCTAGTTATCTTAAATAACTCCATATTCACACGTTTGCATCAAATCATATAAGATAGTTATTTTAACTAACTCAATAATCACACGCTTGCCTCAAATGACATCAAACCATATAGGATAGTTATCTTAACTAACTCAGCAAACACACGCTGGCCTCAAACCATATAGGAAAGGTTTCTTAACTTACTCAACATTCATACGCTTGCCTCAAACTATATAAGATAGTTATCTTAACTAACTCAACATGCTTGCCTCAAATAATGTAGGATAGCTATCTTTACTAACTCAATAATCAAAATACTCACTTTTTAATCGAACTGAAAGTAATTTAATAATGTGTAAGACTCCATTGCTCTATGGGCAAAACATAGAAACAAAAAATGTGATATAGTGCTTATACTTGTTTTAAATTCTGCTACCTGTCTGTACAAGATTTGTTGGTTTAATGACATTAACTCTATCTTGTATTGTTGGATTGCTACTTTATGGTTCAATATTCCTTTTAAGGTTATAGTAAAACTTTACTTACACATCAGAAGTAACATTTATAATACAATCTTTATAAAACCACAGAGCCGATGGTAACAAAAGTATTTTTCCAGGTAACATTTCTGTAATGTGTGTCCCGAATGTACTTAATACTTTACATAACAAGCCTTGAGTTAACATTTATATCGAGGTGTTCTCATGTctgatatacaatatatatagaaTGTTCTCATGGCTGATATACCATTTATATCTAGTGTTCCTATGTCTGACATACCATTTACATCCATTGTTCCCATGTCtgacataccatatatatatatcgagtGTTCCCAGGTCTGACATACCATTTATATCCAGTGTTACCAGGTCTGACATACCATTTATATCCAATCAACCCATGTCTGACGTACCATTTATAACCAGTGCTCCCATGACTGACATCCCATATACATATTTTGTTCCCATCACTGATATACCATATATCGAGTGTTCCCGTGTTCCCATGTCTGACataccatacatatatattgttcCCATGTCTGATAAACCATATATGGAGTGTTCCCATGTCTGACATTCCATTCATATTAAGTGTTCCCATGTCTGACATTCCAAATAAATCGAGTGTTCCCATGTCTGATATACCATTTATATCGCGTGTATACATGTATGACAAACCATTTATATCCAGTGTTCCCGTGTCTGACATATCATTTATATCCAGTGTTCCCATGTCTGACATACCATATATGTATGGTACCATACCATATTACTGCTTAAtacgtcccccccccccaaaaaaaaaagagaagacatggtggtatcATCAATtctgtttaatgaccagactgtcatctgccacccagtgtggtttatgacaccatctTGTAAGTAAAGTCTgcacaatatttgatcaaaacgagaaACTCGGTTTGTGCTGAataaaggggcaattaaacaccggaatacaaaggcttacacgattttaagattgttgcaaacaatcaaatcaaaacaAAGTTTATTAATGTGTGTTTAATGGATCAACGTGTTAGTTTACCCAGACAAATACCACTATGGTTAAattgtatatgttgtatatatggaattgatctatttatttattgttttgaatcttatttgtttcagtaggGCCTATAGTTTAACAACTTGTTGGCACGTtttatcaaagtactgacagtactggtgtgacgatgcttttgaagaggattgatataaaagcatctatttaagtttatctacatcaccacaattgtgtatgtgggtacgaaaattttgggtaggaaaaaaatgagtacgaaaatttttggtacaaaaattatgccaaaaaaaaaattaagtacgtaaaatgatttggttacgaaaaaaatttgggtaggaaaaaaatgggtacgtaaaaaatttggttacgagcaaaaatttgggtacgaataacatattgggtacgaaaaaaattgggtacgaaaaatgtagggtacgaaaaaaaaattgggggtacggggaagtagtacccgtggggaacttgattctttcagcgaaactgggaggcggattacattctcgatcaaataaaacaagaaatatctttgaaaaaggtattcgacgtgtagtttctgtaccacttatcttaaaaaactgtctgttacagtaaaacgtttgtgggttataacattacgtttcagcatataaattcaaaacttaacatgctctttaattacaccatgctctttaatttcacatgtatatcataccaaactttatatttcgttgtttcctttcttaagttaatgatgctatgtgtacggacgtgatttcaaaatcccatgtgcatgaacatatactttttctcttttgattatcgttctttttctctaattcaataagcttaggcatgtttgttcgttaagtacggcaataatttaatgacgattcccgatcgaaagtgggtatgagcacatagtcgttagagcacttgaatacgtgagttcgcccatgaacacatggtaaggttaactaaatctccgcgatatgaccttatatgtgtttaaaacagcaaacaatatccaacaaacgaatgaattgtcaaacatagtatgtgcattgatgtggctctgtaatttatgtttgaaaagtttataaaatatgcaaaatgaaaaaacacgcagaagagcgagtatcacagaaataacacggctattatgctgtttatataccatagtcgctacaacgtttacatattgcaggttcgaaataattcgttttctttacactcatgatcgcgttaaaagttaattaaacatgttttaattcgcaatttatttaatggattgaatataactgctttaaaattaacgttttcaaactattattaaatcttttcccagaatatgctgtcctatttatagctgagcttcctatacctttatcaatgataatcagcgaggtatgccgattagaaaaatcgagctatctcaatcggactggctcggtcttttacataggttgccattgtgaagaattttttcatgatgtgataacttagacgatgcttcgcagcatcgtcaaaaataaaatctaaatataatcgtttaaaaataaactatcacgctctatttctcgcCTTTTATTACATCTCTTTTGTCTACCAGTGTAGTCCGGATGTAACCacgcaggtgcgtgtgacgtcacgcgtgaactggtctattaTGAAATGTAGAACACAAGAGGCAAATAAGATATTTCCAAAATATTTACAGAGTTAATGCCCTGTAATTGTCCTGTGTGAATCAAAACTACATCGGTATTGAAGGGATCCACATTAAACGTGAATTAATGAATCCACATTGGCATATTGAGTCACGAGGAGGTTTCTTCTTCGACATATACATGTTAAAGATGATAAATTTGAGACTCCTGTATCAAAACAAAGTTCGTTTGCAAAATCTTCTGTCACGATAGGTAAAACGTTTCTCTTGAATATGGACTTATATAGAATGCATTATGTACTTGTATACAATGCATGTATTAAATAACTAGATTATTCGCcaattaatgaataaattaaactTATGATGACCAAAGCACATTTTCAATATCATTCATTTTTTACAGCTCCGTTTTATTAGCATACCCATGAAATTGAACAAATGTAATTGCGTTATCAAAGAGATATATCCGGTAAATAGACAATGTCGTATATGCATAGCATGCTTCCAAAATAATTGTTGCAGGATATTACATAAGAAACAAAGTGCATTCAAGTTGGTATCGAATTTATATAGTTAGgataaaatgatgtattttaaaactggatttgaaatgttatttctttattgaaggACAAAACTAAAGCGCCCGTGCCGTCTGATGCAATAACAACATATGTTACTCATATATATTTGTctgatgttttatgttatgaatATGAACATGTACATACCATCGATCAGTTTGAAAAACAACGTTTGTCGATACATTTCAAAGCCATATCATTAGATCTAGTAGTCAATTGTATGTATCAGCTACATCTGGGACTCCAATGCTGAGGGTTGAGAATTTACGATAAAGCAGTGAATGAATTTTAAAATGTGATACGACTGGACTGCAAGTGTCCAAAACAAAGTGTGTTTCGTTTGGTTTGCTAAATGATACCAATTGGTATATTGAGGTAGTGTGTATGTATCAATATTATCCGGGTCAATCAAGTTTTTTGTAGGCAGCAAAAACACAATTGTATATCCGCGCACGAtggcatttatttacaaaataggAAATACATCTACATTGTTTGTCAAAAATTACCAAAATTCGCAAGAAGTACACAACGACGTTAAAAGTAAATATAAGCTCCAAGTAATTTGCTATTTCTAATTCgcctttttgtaaaaaatacagaAATTTACCTCATCAAATTGTTTACAAAGTTTGGCAATTAACTATTGATGTATACTGGCAGCAATCGTTTTACCTTCGCTCAGATCCTTGACTGGTTTCGagaacagctctttcatatgtgcaGTAAATACCAAAACTTTAGCAGTAAGCATCGTCTATGGTATTCGTGCTGAGGTTACATAGGCGAAATAAACGTGTTTTACATTCTACGTACATAAAATTCTGATTTCAAAATAGACTGTGGACGATTGTTAAACATTATATTCAGACCTTGATTGTAAGTAATAGATATAATTTGTactttattttaatgataaatctTAAACATTGTGTAGATTCTTATCAATGCTGATAACACGccttgaaaatattttcataatggACATGAATATAATATATCTAGAGAACACGCTCTGTTCTGAAGCGATTGCATGAAATACAAAGCAAATTGATCTATGTTTGTTTACGTACGACGTGGCCCAAATAAGATTTACATAACGGCGTTGTGAATCAGTATATCAAGGTGATGATAGGTCGATTGGAACGAAATTGTAACCTTAAACCTTCAAATTGCTGAACAATAATGCTGGAATGATCTTATTTCAAATGGAAAATAAATATGATGTGTAGGCTTATTTGTTTCTATCATAGTCATAGTTAAGCACAAGTCGTGACCGTTTGATGCCAAACTAAACGAAAAAAGTCTTAATATGGTCGTGTTTGCTGGTGTTATTGTTTCAATACGCGGGCTCCAATCGACGACACTATGTAGGGAGATAAGGGCGTTATTATAAGACTACGTGTCTGCAGCACAAGTAAGTATTAAACACCGTGAACATAGGTGTGTAAAAATAGTTTTACAAGTGTTAAAGACACAAAGCTCAAACGTGCCAATAATTGATTTAAGGCCCTGTTAGAGAAGGTAAAACTCTTTCGTTTATTCCACCGCTTGATTATTTTGTCAGTGCCTAGTAATGATCCATTATTTCTAACAAGTTAATGCTACAATGTTTGTTGatgttcaaaataatatttacaacatGTGTATACATCGTTCGCAAATATAAACGCGTGTATTTTGCGATATGTTGACACTCGTCTTTACGTGCCACCTTATTGAGCAGTGAGCTTACAGCCGATGATCATTAACCTTCACATTCTGGGTGCCATATAGTAGTCCTAGTATATGCCCGTTGATTGCAGCGTGAGGAAATATGAGTCATGGAATACGTCCGCCCGTGTGATTTAAGCGATTCAGGCTGAAATTTCCGTCAAAAAAGATGTAACAGCAGTAATCGCGATGCATGCCGGTCTCTAACGATTTTACATCTGTGTGCAgtcaataaaaaagtaaatattgaaTTTTATCGGAAATAGCATGACGAGTTTTAACATTGCCAAGCACACTCTTAGCAAAATAGTTGTAACATGAGGTCCTGTgggaataaaatgtatatactaaTCGCATTTGTTGCAGGAGCATTTACAGCCTGGATGCTTTTCGCCTTTGGAGTCGCATCTATGCAATCGAGGATAATTAAATCGTCGCCAAACAACATTAACGTTCATAGGTTAGCATGTGGAAGTGATTCTTGCATCCATCGAATGtcttcaagtctgaaaaacacaaCAGTCGAACCAGTTAATCTATGCGTTGGTCTGAAGGTTCCGGGCTTTAAGGAAACTCCAATCTGCATTTACGATCCGAAAATTGATGCTCATATGTCGGCGTTGTTGGCGGCAAGTGGACTTTGGGAAGGTCATCTGGTAACAGTTGTACACAATATTCTATCACGAGAACCGGATATGGAGTTTATGGACATCGGCTGCAATGTCGGACCCTATACGATCACCGTCGCTCAGAGGGGGCGAAAGGTAGTCGCCATCGATGCAAACAAACGTAATCTAGAACTGCTTATGACGTCGTTGCAAATGGGTAATCTAACGCAAAACGTTACGCTGTTGTGGAACGCTTTGTCAGACAAGGTGGAAACAATGACTCTAAGATTAGACTTAGCAAAAGCTGCAAAGAATATTGGGGGTACACATGTTGAGAGTGGTGGAAATTTCTCCGAAATCGGTACTACGGTACAATCGGTGATGCTCGATGATCTTATTGGACATTTTGGAAAGCATTCAC contains the following coding sequences:
- the LOC127880311 gene encoding uncharacterized protein LOC127880311 → MLFAFGVASMQSRIIKSSPNNINVHRLACGSDSCIHRMSSSLKNTTVEPVNLCVGLKVPGFKETPICIYDPKIDAHMSALLAASGLWEGHLVTVVHNILSREPDMEFMDIGCNVGPYTITVAQRGRKVVAIDANKRNLELLMTSLQMGNLTQNVTLLWNALSDKVETMTLRLDLAKAAKNIGGTHVESGGNFSEIGTTVQSVMLDDLIGHFGKHSLFIKIDIEASEWKALMGGKQFFESVHIKYILMEWGHYKNDKLSSGDYIINFLSDRSFRAYDPQNMNRELKIKDRYSWPFDILWMKTA